From the genome of Mastomys coucha isolate ucsf_1 unplaced genomic scaffold, UCSF_Mcou_1 pScaffold6, whole genome shotgun sequence, one region includes:
- the Max gene encoding protein max isoform X4, whose protein sequence is MTSSGRMLFWSNKGKARADQVLCSWGIHFSSSLMEDASKRKFRALEKARSSAQLQTNYPSSDNSLYTNAKGGTISAFDGGSDSSSESEPEEPQSRKKLRMEAS, encoded by the exons ATGACCTCAAGCGGCAGAATGCTCTTCTGGAGCAACAAG GGGAAAGCGAGAGCTGATCAAGTTCTTTGTTCCTGGGGAAttcacttctcttcctccctcatggAAGATGCAAGTAAAAGGAAAT TCCGTGCACTGGAGAAGGCAAGATCAAGTGCCCAACTGCAGACCAACTACCCCTCCTCAGACAACAGCCTCTACACCAACGCCAAGGGCGGCACCATCTCTGCCTTCGATGGGGGTTCAGACTCCAGCTCAGAGTCCGAGCCTGAAGAGCCCCAAAGCAGGAAGAAACTCCGGATGGAGGCCAGCTAA
- the Max gene encoding protein max isoform X2 translates to MSDNDDIEVESDADKRAHHNALERKRRDHIKDSFHSLRDSVPSLQGEKASRAQILDKATEYIQYMRRKNHTHQQDIDDLKRQNALLEQQVRALEKARSSAQLQTNYPSSDNSLYTNAKGGTISAFDGGSDSSSESEPEEPQSRKKLRMEAS, encoded by the exons GCTGACAAGCGGGCTCATCATAATGCACTGGAACGAAAACGTAGGGACCACATCAAAGACAGTTTTCACAGTTTGCGGGACTCAGTCCCATCACTCCAAGGAGAGAAG GCATCCCGGGCCCAAATCCTAGACAAAGCAACAGAGTATATCCAGTATATGCGAAGGAAAAACCATACGCACCAGCAAGACATTGATGACCTCAAGCGGCAGAATGCTCTTCTGGAGCAACAAG TCCGTGCACTGGAGAAGGCAAGATCAAGTGCCCAACTGCAGACCAACTACCCCTCCTCAGACAACAGCCTCTACACCAACGCCAAGGGCGGCACCATCTCTGCCTTCGATGGGGGTTCAGACTCCAGCTCAGAGTCCGAGCCTGAAGAGCCCCAAAGCAGGAAGAAACTCCGGATGGAGGCCAGCTAA